In Spirosoma aureum, a single genomic region encodes these proteins:
- a CDS encoding aldo/keto reductase, with translation MKYKLFGRKTGLRVSELALGTGNFGTRWGHGTDPTESRRVFERYVDAGGNFIDTADSYQFGQSEEFVGELIASDRDQLVLSSKFTLGAEQKAGISTTGNSRKNMIRSVEASLKRLKTDRIDVYWAHFADGQTPLEELVRGFDDLVRSGKILYPGFSNFPAWRIASAVTMADLRGWAPITGIQIEYSLVERTPDRELLPMAEALGLGVALWSPLGGGLLTGKYRAETVDADSRLLKLGRVIRSEKSDRDTAVLDTLASIAHETGVQTLHIALAWLRHKADASATDIITILGPRTLNQLNDNLASLAVTLTDIQIQRLDEVSAVPLGYPHELLASTATRLNGGSSELARHGKSVY, from the coding sequence ATGAAGTACAAACTATTTGGCCGGAAAACAGGACTGCGTGTCTCGGAGCTGGCATTAGGAACGGGCAATTTCGGCACCCGCTGGGGGCATGGTACCGATCCCACGGAATCGCGTCGGGTATTTGAACGCTACGTTGATGCCGGGGGGAATTTTATCGATACCGCAGATAGCTATCAGTTTGGTCAGTCCGAAGAGTTTGTCGGGGAGCTGATCGCCAGCGATCGGGACCAACTCGTGCTGTCCTCGAAATTTACGTTGGGTGCTGAGCAAAAGGCGGGGATTTCGACGACGGGAAACAGTCGGAAGAATATGATCCGTTCGGTCGAAGCCAGCCTGAAGCGACTCAAGACGGATCGTATCGATGTCTATTGGGCGCACTTTGCAGATGGGCAGACACCCCTGGAGGAACTGGTTCGCGGGTTCGATGATTTGGTGCGGTCGGGCAAGATTCTTTATCCCGGCTTCTCAAATTTTCCGGCCTGGCGGATTGCCAGCGCGGTCACGATGGCCGATCTGCGCGGCTGGGCGCCCATTACCGGCATTCAGATCGAATATAGCCTGGTCGAACGGACACCTGATCGGGAGTTGTTGCCAATGGCCGAAGCCCTCGGACTTGGCGTTGCCCTCTGGTCTCCGCTTGGCGGTGGCTTACTGACGGGTAAATACCGGGCCGAAACCGTCGATGCCGATTCCCGACTCCTGAAACTGGGCCGCGTAATCCGGAGCGAAAAAAGCGACCGGGATACGGCCGTGCTGGACACGCTGGCGTCGATTGCCCACGAAACGGGCGTTCAGACGCTACACATAGCCCTTGCCTGGCTGCGGCATAAAGCCGATGCATCGGCTACCGATATCATTACCATACTGGGGCCTCGTACCCTCAATCAACTGAATGATAACCTGGCTTCCTTAGCGGTCACCCTGACCGATATCCAGATTCAGCGACTCGACGAGGTAAGTGCGGTGCCATTGGGTTACCCGCATGAACTACTGGCGAGTACGGCTACCCGCTTAAACGGCGGTAGCTCCGAACTGGCAAGGCACGGAAAATCAGTGTATTGA
- a CDS encoding serine hydrolase, with the protein MKKCFWLLLILIRSTATLNAQQATASSPSIADKLDEYLTAASLQHRFNGTALVAKKGKILLQKGYGWNNVSTKIPNDTNSIYQLGSITKTFTGAAILLLQDEGKLAVTDKLSKYLPDYPRADQISLEQLFIHTSGIYDFKNLLYSPDSTERARLTRPVPKEWLVRQFSQKPMTGKPGAAVNYTNSGYYLLGLVVEKITGLSFETVVRERFLRPLQLTHTGFDFINLKTGGKTTGYTFQNDSVLVPTPIIDSTVAYAAGGMYSTVGDLYRWSRVVQNRRLLKPDTWESALSPPNNGNWGYGWGVSTFQNDKKLIFQNGNLPGFATYYIQFPQDDITLILLSNVDDASDITSPEPTVRDLINIVYDLPYQLPKNRKIVSVAQPVLTQYIGRYRHSDDRIMAITMESGQLFLQITGQPRFEVYAESDTEFFLKVVDAQLTFRKNETGQVAQVVVRQGGHDYAWKRL; encoded by the coding sequence ATGAAAAAATGTTTCTGGCTACTCCTGATCCTGATCAGGTCGACGGCAACGCTCAACGCACAGCAGGCTACAGCTTCTTCCCCATCTATAGCCGACAAGCTGGATGAATACCTGACGGCAGCCAGTCTGCAGCACCGATTCAACGGGACAGCACTCGTTGCAAAAAAAGGAAAAATTCTCCTTCAGAAAGGCTATGGCTGGAACAATGTGTCCACAAAAATCCCGAACGATACCAATAGTATCTATCAACTGGGGTCGATCACCAAAACCTTTACGGGGGCCGCGATACTGCTCTTACAGGATGAAGGGAAACTAGCCGTGACGGATAAGCTGAGCAAATACCTACCCGATTATCCCAGGGCGGATCAGATTAGCCTGGAGCAATTATTCATCCATACATCGGGCATTTACGATTTTAAAAACCTGCTGTACAGTCCCGACAGCACCGAACGCGCCCGCCTGACCCGCCCCGTCCCGAAAGAATGGCTGGTCCGGCAGTTCAGCCAGAAGCCCATGACCGGAAAACCAGGGGCCGCCGTGAATTACACCAACTCGGGCTATTATCTGCTGGGCCTGGTTGTCGAGAAAATAACCGGACTATCCTTTGAAACCGTCGTTCGGGAGCGGTTTCTCCGTCCCCTTCAACTTACCCATACCGGGTTTGATTTCATTAATCTGAAAACCGGGGGCAAAACAACGGGCTACACCTTCCAGAACGATTCGGTGCTGGTGCCTACGCCGATCATCGACTCGACCGTGGCCTATGCAGCTGGTGGTATGTATAGTACCGTGGGCGATTTATACCGCTGGTCGCGCGTGGTCCAGAACCGGCGGTTGCTCAAACCCGATACCTGGGAGTCGGCATTGTCGCCCCCCAACAACGGAAACTGGGGGTATGGCTGGGGCGTATCTACGTTCCAGAACGACAAGAAGCTGATTTTCCAGAATGGGAATCTGCCCGGTTTTGCCACCTATTACATTCAATTTCCTCAGGATGATATCACCCTTATTCTCCTCAGCAACGTCGACGATGCCTCCGATATAACCTCACCGGAACCAACCGTCAGAGACCTCATCAATATCGTTTACGATCTCCCCTATCAACTCCCCAAAAACCGAAAAATCGTGTCCGTCGCTCAACCCGTACTCACGCAGTATATCGGTCGCTACCGGCACTCCGACGACCGAATTATGGCGATAACGATGGAATCGGGTCAGCTTTTTCTCCAGATCACGGGCCAGCCCCGCTTTGAGGTTTATGCAGAGAGTGACACCGAGTTCTTTCTGAAGGTCGTGGATGCCCAGCTGACTTTCCGCAAAAACGAAACAGGCCAGGTAGCCCAGGTCGTCGTTCGTCAGGGTGGACACGACTATGCGTGGAAACGACTATAA
- a CDS encoding RagB/SusD family nutrient uptake outer membrane protein, translating into MKFKHIAPLMVLVLAACEKQLDLSPVTNLTNVTYYKTADDAKAALGACYSQIGGTDPFLDLATSDDGVPFLTGSADRPLLWRYNITPSNTFISNYAGAYSGINRSNIVLGRLPGISMDESLKKRYIAEAKFLRALHYFNLVRLYGDVPIVTTETTSLDGLAVSRDPAEKVYDLIEADLKEAESVLPKTYPASESGRATQGAAKGILARVYLTRAGTTVGSPYWAQAAAKAKEVMELGVYELYTNFGDAFAISARGGKENIFEIQNLTDVKGHTLGRGYGVRSAPIYPGTGSGIARPSPSLFNLYSDKDTRKAVTFLTSYIYNGVTTTLSSTDPDFTKAIAFQKLWDKPAKTLEGTSNPILRYSDVLLMFAEATNEASNGPTTDAYAALNKVRTRAGLTALSGLTYPQFKEAVWLERRLELTFENSRRFDLIRTGRLLDAVKAENSFARNATIQPFHVLMPIPQTDMDANPNLKQNPGY; encoded by the coding sequence ATGAAATTCAAGCATATAGCTCCGCTGATGGTGCTCGTTCTGGCGGCTTGTGAAAAGCAGCTGGATCTGTCGCCGGTAACCAACCTCACCAATGTCACCTATTACAAAACAGCCGACGACGCCAAAGCGGCTCTGGGGGCCTGTTATTCGCAGATTGGCGGCACCGATCCATTTCTGGACCTCGCAACCAGCGATGATGGCGTCCCGTTCCTGACCGGTTCGGCCGACCGGCCACTGCTGTGGCGTTACAACATCACCCCGTCGAACACCTTCATTTCGAATTATGCCGGAGCTTATTCGGGGATCAACCGATCAAACATTGTGCTTGGCCGGTTGCCGGGCATTTCGATGGACGAGAGCCTGAAAAAACGGTACATCGCCGAGGCAAAATTTCTGCGGGCGCTTCATTACTTTAACCTCGTCCGGCTTTACGGCGATGTACCCATCGTGACGACTGAAACAACCTCGCTCGATGGTCTGGCCGTTTCGCGTGATCCGGCAGAAAAGGTGTATGATCTGATTGAAGCGGACCTGAAAGAAGCTGAAAGCGTTTTGCCGAAAACCTACCCGGCCAGTGAGTCGGGGCGGGCTACGCAGGGAGCGGCCAAAGGGATTCTGGCCCGCGTCTATCTGACCCGAGCGGGTACCACGGTGGGTTCGCCCTATTGGGCACAGGCGGCTGCCAAAGCCAAAGAAGTCATGGAATTGGGCGTATATGAGCTCTATACCAATTTCGGCGATGCCTTTGCCATCTCGGCGCGGGGTGGGAAAGAGAACATTTTCGAGATCCAGAATCTGACGGATGTAAAAGGGCACACTTTAGGCCGGGGGTATGGCGTGCGCTCTGCTCCCATTTATCCGGGAACGGGTTCCGGCATTGCCCGCCCCTCCCCGAGTCTGTTCAACCTGTATTCGGATAAAGACACCCGGAAGGCCGTCACGTTCCTGACATCCTACATCTACAATGGTGTGACCACGACGCTGTCCAGTACCGACCCCGATTTCACCAAAGCCATCGCCTTTCAGAAGCTGTGGGATAAACCGGCTAAAACCCTCGAAGGGACCAGCAATCCCATTCTTCGCTATTCGGACGTGCTGCTAATGTTTGCGGAAGCCACAAATGAAGCCAGTAATGGCCCGACGACGGATGCCTACGCAGCGCTAAACAAGGTCCGGACCCGGGCGGGGCTGACGGCACTCTCGGGGCTGACGTACCCGCAATTCAAAGAAGCGGTCTGGCTCGAACGACGGCTGGAACTGACCTTTGAAAACAGCCGACGCTTCGATTTAATCCGAACGGGACGGTTGCTCGATGCCGTGAAGGCTGAGAACAGTTTCGCCCGCAATGCGACCATTCAACCCTTTCACGTGCTGATGCCCATTCCGCAGACGGATATGGATGCCAACCCGAATCTGAAACAAAATCCAGGGTATTAA
- a CDS encoding TetR/AcrR family transcriptional regulator, whose product MFTPRSETTRQFIIETTAGIFNRKGYAGTSLSDLTEATRLTKGSIYGNFDNKEDVALAAFDYNIACRTGIIQDALRNYSSSRDKLLAFITIFGSAASSAFPEGGCPLLNAGTEADDTHEPLRERVAEQLILWKNELVGIIQQGIAANEFRADANANKLALSIIALVEGGILIGRSTRNPLYLDTILDTIRDLVKSIELTS is encoded by the coding sequence ATGTTTACACCACGATCCGAAACAACCCGTCAGTTTATTATTGAAACGACCGCCGGTATATTCAATCGGAAAGGTTATGCCGGTACGTCATTGTCTGATCTGACTGAAGCCACCAGACTGACGAAGGGGAGTATCTACGGTAATTTTGACAATAAAGAAGACGTAGCTCTAGCCGCGTTTGATTACAATATCGCGTGCCGAACCGGCATTATTCAGGATGCGCTCAGAAACTATTCAAGCAGTCGGGATAAGCTTCTGGCGTTTATTACGATCTTCGGGAGTGCAGCAAGCAGTGCTTTTCCGGAGGGCGGATGTCCCTTACTCAATGCCGGAACCGAAGCCGATGACACCCATGAGCCGTTACGTGAACGGGTGGCGGAGCAGTTGATCCTTTGGAAGAATGAGCTGGTTGGTATCATTCAACAGGGCATTGCGGCCAATGAGTTTCGGGCGGATGCGAATGCCAACAAACTGGCCTTATCGATCATTGCTCTGGTTGAGGGTGGCATTCTGATTGGGCGATCAACCCGGAATCCACTTTATCTGGATACCATACTCGATACGATCCGGGACCTGGTTAAATCGATCGAATTGACCAGTTGA
- a CDS encoding RNA polymerase sigma factor, translated as MKTNGPVPAVSDLLLWQQIKNSNESGLRKLIEKYFNALQNYGYKFVRDEDFVKDCVQEVFIDIWSRRDRISTPDSVRAYLLSSVRKRVLREGYRQRINRDDEPADLENDLSFVEFSPEWSLIEQESLVETTQRISASLNQLPKRQREVIYLRYYQNLERDEIADIMGVNPQSVSNLLQAAFKTFRENWVGFLLLTQLLDRITF; from the coding sequence ATGAAAACGAATGGACCCGTTCCGGCTGTATCGGACCTGCTGCTCTGGCAACAGATAAAAAACAGCAACGAGTCAGGCTTGCGGAAACTCATTGAGAAGTATTTCAATGCCTTACAGAACTACGGCTATAAATTTGTGCGGGACGAGGACTTCGTGAAAGACTGCGTTCAGGAAGTGTTTATCGACATCTGGAGCCGCCGGGATCGAATCAGTACGCCAGACAGCGTTCGGGCTTACCTCCTGAGCTCCGTCCGCAAACGGGTGCTCCGGGAGGGGTATCGGCAACGGATCAATCGGGATGATGAACCGGCCGATCTGGAAAATGACCTGAGTTTTGTCGAGTTTTCGCCCGAATGGTCGCTCATCGAGCAGGAAAGCCTGGTTGAAACGACCCAACGCATTTCGGCCTCGCTCAACCAGTTGCCCAAACGCCAGCGGGAAGTCATTTACCTCCGTTATTACCAGAACCTGGAACGCGACGAAATTGCCGACATCATGGGGGTAAATCCGCAGTCGGTTTCCAACCTGTTGCAGGCCGCCTTTAAGACATTCCGGGAAAACTGGGTTGGCTTTCTGCTGCTCACGCAACTGCTCGATCGCATCACGTTCTAA
- a CDS encoding TonB-dependent receptor: MDKHDTNRFSCRTLMKLSVIQLLMTILFVGATYAHHAHGQEILDQRITLKTETTNLKRALVTLERTTHVLFVYNPREIQINQKVTLDARYATLKEALTELLTPLHIQYEVSGKQIMLFRKDETDTKTIPDLVFPLPMLADLTINGKVTDEKGEGLPGVSVLVKGTQRGTSTNTNGNYQIAVPNEAAVLVFSFVGFQPQEIEVGKRATLNVSLKTDNKNLDEVVVVGYGTVKKSDLTGAVAKVGEANIKATPIPSLDRAMQGRAAGVQVVTNSARPGGSATIRIRGSGSVNASNDPLYVIDGFPTGNLNSINSDDIESIEVLKDASATAIYGSRGSNGVVLVTTKRGRAGKAVISYDGYYGIQTVRHTIPLLNARQFADFVNEARVNGGAKPFFDGSTPDQPLPSALGEGTDWQQQIFQSAPIQNHQLSASGGSDKSRYAVSFGYYNQQGIILNSNFKRYTLRANLDNNLTSRLKVGLTTQGAYTTGNNAKTDVDGNGGGGVTSSALSYAPTFPTYNPDGSYYKNTGALNGYGVDNPLAVANEITNPSSTMRLLANSYLDYTIIDGLNFRTSFGADLQNTKSNSYQTRLSLAGSSLGGGASIETAQSIGWLNENTLNYTRQLTPRHSLNALLGYTIQGLTTEGVITRANTFNDDFALFNNLGAGSTLVAPTSSANDWRLISYLARINYGFDDRFLLTLTGRRDGSSRFGPNQKFGFFPSGALAWKLANEKWMKNLAVVSDAKLRLSYGLSGNQEIGNYRYLANISSTSYILGGALNSGATTSGVANPDLRWERNAQFDAGLDVGLFNNRVQLTADYYIKTTSDLLFNVGIPTSSGFTNTLKNIGSVENRGLELSLNTINIDKGGFRWTSEFNITFNRNKILTLDGRQQFTTGTDAVIFATSINPILLKVGSPLGNFYGRVADGIFQSQAEIDASAQKTARPGDLRYKDLNGDGVINDNDRDIIGNANPKLFGGFNNTFSFKGFDLNIFVQGNSGNQILNYGTFDLLNLTGGNNQSARALDRWTPTNPSNTIPRANSAGGSRILSSFQVEDGAYLRVKNISLGYNLPKAVLTRLAISSAKIYVTAQNWLTFTNYTGYDPEVNRYGSTSLSQGLDYGGYPAAKTLLVGLNLKF, translated from the coding sequence ATGGATAAACACGATACGAACCGTTTTTCCTGCCGGACGCTCATGAAACTATCGGTTATTCAGCTCCTGATGACCATCCTGTTTGTGGGTGCGACCTATGCGCATCATGCACATGGGCAGGAAATTCTTGATCAGCGTATAACCCTCAAAACGGAGACGACCAACCTCAAGCGAGCCCTGGTGACGCTCGAACGAACAACCCATGTGCTGTTTGTCTACAACCCCCGCGAAATTCAGATCAATCAAAAAGTAACTCTTGACGCTCGCTATGCGACGCTGAAAGAGGCCCTTACGGAATTGCTGACACCCCTGCACATTCAGTACGAAGTCTCAGGGAAACAAATCATGCTGTTTCGAAAAGATGAAACGGACACGAAAACAATCCCCGATCTGGTCTTTCCCCTGCCGATGCTGGCTGATCTGACCATCAACGGGAAGGTTACGGACGAAAAGGGGGAAGGCTTGCCGGGCGTCAGTGTGCTGGTCAAAGGAACGCAGCGGGGTACGTCCACGAACACGAATGGAAACTATCAGATTGCCGTTCCGAACGAAGCGGCTGTGCTGGTTTTTAGCTTTGTCGGTTTTCAGCCGCAGGAAATCGAGGTGGGTAAGCGGGCAACGCTGAACGTTTCCCTCAAGACCGACAATAAAAATCTCGATGAGGTGGTCGTCGTTGGCTATGGCACCGTAAAAAAGTCGGACTTGACCGGTGCGGTTGCCAAAGTCGGCGAAGCGAATATCAAAGCCACCCCCATTCCCTCCCTCGACCGGGCCATGCAGGGCAGGGCCGCGGGTGTACAGGTCGTGACCAACTCGGCCCGGCCCGGTGGGAGCGCAACGATCCGGATCCGGGGGTCAGGGTCAGTCAATGCCAGCAACGACCCACTGTATGTGATCGACGGGTTTCCAACCGGCAACCTGAATTCGATCAATTCCGACGATATTGAATCGATTGAAGTGTTGAAAGATGCCTCGGCAACCGCCATCTACGGCTCCCGAGGGTCGAACGGGGTGGTCCTGGTCACCACAAAACGGGGCAGGGCCGGGAAAGCCGTTATCAGCTACGATGGCTACTACGGTATTCAAACTGTTCGGCATACGATTCCCCTGCTCAATGCCCGGCAATTTGCCGACTTCGTGAACGAAGCCCGTGTCAATGGGGGTGCCAAACCTTTTTTCGACGGGTCCACTCCCGATCAGCCCCTGCCTTCGGCGCTTGGGGAAGGTACCGACTGGCAACAGCAGATTTTCCAATCGGCCCCCATCCAGAATCACCAGCTTTCGGCCTCCGGGGGTTCCGACAAATCGCGTTATGCCGTTTCGTTTGGGTATTATAACCAACAGGGTATTATCCTCAACTCGAACTTTAAACGCTATACCCTTCGCGCCAACCTCGACAACAACCTGACCTCCAGGCTAAAAGTCGGGCTGACCACGCAGGGAGCCTATACCACCGGCAACAACGCCAAAACAGATGTCGACGGCAACGGCGGTGGTGGTGTAACGAGTTCGGCCCTGAGTTATGCACCCACGTTTCCAACCTACAATCCCGACGGCAGCTATTACAAAAATACGGGCGCCCTCAACGGCTATGGAGTCGATAACCCGCTGGCCGTCGCCAATGAGATCACGAACCCGAGCTCGACCATGCGTTTGCTGGCCAATTCCTACCTGGATTATACGATCATCGACGGCCTGAACTTCCGCACCAGTTTCGGAGCTGACCTTCAGAATACCAAATCCAACAGTTACCAGACCCGGCTGTCCCTGGCAGGTTCCAGCCTGGGCGGTGGGGCCAGTATCGAAACGGCTCAAAGCATCGGCTGGTTGAATGAGAATACGCTGAATTACACCCGGCAACTGACGCCCAGGCATAGCCTGAACGCCTTACTGGGCTACACGATCCAGGGGCTGACAACGGAAGGGGTAATCACCAGAGCCAACACATTCAACGATGATTTTGCCCTGTTCAACAACCTCGGAGCCGGGTCGACCCTGGTAGCCCCAACATCGTCAGCCAACGACTGGCGGTTGATTTCCTACCTCGCCCGGATCAATTATGGCTTCGATGATCGGTTTCTGCTGACGCTGACCGGTCGACGCGATGGGTCAAGCCGGTTCGGGCCGAATCAGAAATTCGGTTTCTTTCCATCGGGCGCACTGGCCTGGAAACTGGCCAATGAGAAATGGATGAAGAATCTGGCGGTCGTTTCGGATGCCAAGCTGCGGCTCAGCTACGGGCTGTCGGGCAACCAGGAAATTGGCAATTATCGCTACCTGGCCAATATCAGCTCAACCTCCTATATTCTGGGCGGAGCCCTGAACTCCGGTGCGACAACCTCCGGCGTGGCGAATCCGGATCTGCGCTGGGAACGCAATGCGCAATTTGACGCGGGTTTAGATGTCGGCCTGTTCAACAACCGTGTTCAGCTGACGGCTGATTATTACATCAAAACCACGTCGGATCTGCTCTTCAACGTCGGCATTCCCACCTCGTCCGGCTTTACCAATACCCTTAAAAACATTGGCAGTGTGGAAAACAGGGGGCTTGAATTGTCCCTGAATACGATCAACATCGATAAAGGGGGTTTTCGCTGGACGTCGGAGTTCAACATCACCTTCAACCGGAATAAAATACTGACCCTGGATGGGCGCCAGCAATTCACAACGGGGACCGATGCGGTTATTTTCGCCACCAGTATCAACCCGATTCTGCTCAAGGTCGGCAGTCCGCTGGGTAATTTTTACGGCCGTGTGGCCGACGGTATTTTTCAGAGCCAGGCCGAAATCGACGCATCCGCGCAGAAAACAGCCCGGCCCGGTGACCTTCGCTACAAGGATCTCAATGGCGACGGTGTCATTAACGATAATGACCGCGACATCATTGGTAATGCGAACCCCAAGCTCTTTGGTGGGTTCAACAATACCTTTTCGTTTAAGGGCTTCGACCTGAATATCTTCGTACAGGGCAATTCGGGCAACCAGATCCTGAATTACGGCACCTTCGATCTGCTGAACCTGACGGGGGGCAATAACCAGTCGGCCAGGGCGCTGGATCGCTGGACGCCCACGAATCCAAGCAATACGATTCCGCGGGCGAACAGTGCCGGTGGTTCACGAATTCTGTCGAGTTTTCAGGTGGAAGATGGCGCTTACCTGCGGGTCAAGAACATCTCACTCGGTTATAATCTTCCCAAAGCCGTTCTGACCCGGCTGGCGATCAGTTCGGCCAAGATTTACGTAACGGCTCAAAACTGGCTTACGTTTACCAACTACACCGGCTATGATCCCGAGGTAAATCGCTACGGTAGCACATCCCTGAGTCAGGGGCTCGACTATGGCGGCTATCCGGCAGCCAAGACCTTACTGGTTGGCTTAAACTTAAAGTTCTAA
- a CDS encoding FecR family protein produces MKHTDYRDYSVDELTRDDYFRHWVIDHNRQSEAFWLEWLDQNPDCADKVQLARAFLQALAEKDTALAPSELGQIVANILQAGQPTLVPLWRRAAFRLAASVLLLLGLGFIAFRYVSRQTDPLGASLAELSPALASASIETVNTTSRPQTIRLQDSSTVLLYPKAMLRYSKQIAPDRREVYLSGKAFFSITKNPKKPFWVFTDQISTQVLGTSFLVNSTASDAKVEVRTGRVSVYMRTDVRRDRLAGKNESAGMVLTPNQQVAFSSIDKRLVKSIVEQPVTLHESPSNDYIFDETPISQVFELLERNYGLTFIYDAPSLKECYLTANLANESLFDKLNLICKITRSSYELVDGQIVIHSQGCDNK; encoded by the coding sequence ATGAAGCATACCGATTATCGTGACTATAGTGTTGATGAGCTAACGCGGGACGACTACTTCCGGCATTGGGTAATCGATCACAACCGACAGAGTGAGGCATTCTGGCTGGAGTGGCTGGATCAAAACCCCGACTGTGCCGACAAAGTGCAGCTGGCCAGGGCGTTTTTGCAGGCACTGGCCGAAAAAGATACCGCACTGGCTCCATCGGAACTCGGCCAGATCGTGGCGAACATCCTCCAGGCAGGCCAGCCGACGCTGGTTCCGCTCTGGCGCAGGGCGGCATTCCGGCTGGCGGCCTCGGTACTGCTTCTGCTCGGCCTGGGTTTTATCGCATTCAGATACGTCAGCAGACAGACCGATCCACTGGGTGCCTCTCTGGCAGAACTCAGCCCGGCACTGGCCAGCGCTTCCATTGAGACCGTTAATACCACCAGTCGCCCCCAGACGATCCGGCTCCAGGACAGCAGTACCGTACTGCTGTACCCCAAAGCTATGCTACGCTATTCGAAACAGATCGCTCCCGACCGGCGGGAAGTGTACCTGAGCGGCAAAGCGTTCTTTTCCATCACTAAAAACCCAAAAAAACCTTTCTGGGTCTTTACCGATCAGATTTCGACCCAGGTATTGGGAACGAGTTTTCTGGTGAACAGCACGGCCAGCGACGCGAAAGTCGAAGTACGAACGGGTCGGGTGTCGGTCTACATGCGAACTGATGTTCGCCGGGACCGGCTGGCCGGAAAAAATGAATCCGCAGGCATGGTGCTGACCCCAAACCAGCAGGTTGCTTTTTCGAGCATCGACAAACGCCTGGTCAAATCAATCGTCGAACAGCCGGTTACGCTGCATGAATCGCCATCGAATGACTACATTTTCGACGAAACGCCTATCAGTCAGGTATTTGAGTTGCTCGAACGAAATTATGGGTTAACGTTCATTTACGATGCCCCCAGCCTGAAAGAATGCTATCTGACGGCGAATCTGGCCAACGAATCGCTGTTTGACAAATTGAACCTGATCTGCAAAATTACCCGCTCATCATATGAACTGGTCGACGGGCAAATCGTTATTCATAGCCAGGGATGTGACAATAAATAG
- a CDS encoding SDR family NAD(P)-dependent oxidoreductase, whose protein sequence is MKRIILTGSSSGFGWLTAKTLAKQGHIVYATMRNVTTTNAAVAQTIRQWAIDQDVAIRVVELDVTSDASVQQAMAEIADDANGQIDVLINNAGIVITGLNESLSAEQANQIFQVNVLGADRMIKAVLPYMHAQKSGLLMHLSSGLARLHLPLLGVYSASKAAIDALAETYHYELRALGIDSVIVQPGAYPTTDLMAKQINPANPDVEEVYGETILPIKRGIAHMFTPTEKSPDPQEVADLIARLVETPAGQRPLWNAIGISGIQPYVEQLNQTTQQLAATVFNAIGVTLPA, encoded by the coding sequence ATGAAACGAATCATTCTTACCGGAAGTAGCAGTGGGTTTGGGTGGCTGACGGCCAAAACGCTGGCGAAACAGGGCCACATTGTTTACGCTACAATGCGTAATGTTACCACCACGAACGCTGCCGTCGCGCAAACCATTCGCCAGTGGGCCATTGACCAGGACGTGGCTATCCGGGTCGTTGAACTCGATGTGACCAGTGACGCGTCCGTTCAGCAGGCGATGGCCGAAATCGCTGATGATGCGAATGGACAGATCGACGTGCTGATTAACAATGCCGGGATCGTTATCACCGGACTGAACGAGTCCCTGAGCGCTGAACAGGCCAATCAGATTTTCCAGGTGAATGTACTGGGCGCCGACCGGATGATTAAAGCCGTGCTGCCGTACATGCATGCGCAGAAGAGTGGCCTGCTGATGCACCTGTCGAGTGGTCTTGCCCGGCTTCATCTGCCCTTACTGGGGGTTTATAGTGCCTCTAAAGCGGCTATCGACGCCCTGGCCGAAACGTACCACTATGAACTCCGTGCTTTGGGTATCGATTCCGTGATTGTGCAGCCGGGGGCTTATCCAACCACCGATCTAATGGCCAAGCAGATAAATCCGGCGAATCCGGACGTGGAGGAGGTGTACGGCGAGACGATCCTGCCCATCAAACGGGGTATTGCGCATATGTTTACCCCCACTGAAAAAAGCCCCGATCCGCAGGAAGTGGCTGACCTGATTGCCAGACTGGTCGAAACCCCCGCAGGTCAGCGGCCTCTCTGGAATGCGATTGGCATTTCAGGTATTCAGCCCTATGTTGAGCAGCTGAATCAGACTACCCAGCAGTTGGCCGCTACGGTATTCAATGCCATCGGGGTAACCCTACCGGCCTGA